One genomic window of Pseudomonas chlororaphis subsp. piscium includes the following:
- a CDS encoding ABC transporter permease, whose amino-acid sequence MSELTLEATLPLVRVQRRASRLRPGPLLALAFLLLLIVAALLPQLFAHSDPLAIVPHDAFHPPSQAHWFGTDQSGRDIFSRVIHGTRQSLLIGLAATALAMSIAIALGLLGGLGGARIDRGVGWLLEVLFAFPSLVLALLFVAIFGSGIGPLIIATGLGGAPGYARMVRGQVLAVRNAGYIEAARALGHPPLRIIARQLLPNAMRPLIVTLTMGVGQAIVWASALSFLGLGARPPAPEWGTMLSMGRDFIANAWWLTFFPGLFIVLTTLSTTVAGRYLQQRLEGRLS is encoded by the coding sequence ACTGCGACCGGGGCCGCTGCTGGCCTTGGCTTTCCTGCTGTTGCTGATCGTCGCGGCGCTGCTGCCCCAGCTGTTCGCCCACAGCGACCCGCTGGCGATCGTGCCCCATGACGCGTTCCACCCGCCGAGCCAGGCCCATTGGTTCGGCACCGATCAATCCGGTCGCGACATCTTCTCGCGGGTGATCCACGGCACCCGTCAGTCGCTGCTTATCGGCCTGGCCGCCACCGCGCTGGCGATGAGCATCGCGATTGCCCTGGGCCTGCTCGGTGGCCTGGGTGGCGCGCGCATCGACCGCGGGGTCGGCTGGTTGCTGGAAGTGCTGTTCGCTTTCCCCAGCCTGGTCCTGGCGCTGCTGTTCGTGGCGATCTTCGGCAGCGGCATCGGTCCGCTGATCATCGCCACCGGCCTCGGCGGGGCGCCGGGCTACGCGCGGATGGTCCGTGGCCAGGTGCTGGCGGTGCGCAACGCGGGGTACATCGAGGCCGCCAGGGCCCTGGGGCATCCGCCGCTGCGCATCATCGCCCGGCAACTGCTGCCCAATGCCATGCGGCCGCTGATCGTGACCCTGACCATGGGCGTCGGCCAGGCCATCGTCTGGGCCTCGGCCCTGAGTTTTCTCGGCCTGGGCGCGCGGCCGCCGGCGCCGGAGTGGGGGACCATGCTGTCCATGGGCCGCGACTTCATCGCCAACGCCTGGTGGCTGACGTTTTTCCCCGGGCTGTTCATCGTCCTGACCACGCTGTCGACCACGGTCGCCGGCCGTTACCTGCAACAACGCCTGGAGGGCCGCCTGTCATGA
- a CDS encoding dipeptide ABC transporter ATP-binding protein, translating into MNDKGLIVEGLSIEFAGQWVVRDLSFTLEPGKTLALVGESGSGKSVTARSLIGLAGAGARVTARTLSYAGHDLLSLSERGWRALRGRGIGFVLQDALVSLDPLRPVGKEILEVLETHRWGDRRSRPQRMLELLTRVGVPEPQLRARQRPDQLSGGLRQRALIASALALDPGLVIADEPTTALDATVQAQILQVLQAIKARGDSLLIISHDLAVVAQLVDEVLVLRHGEVVEQGPMRQVLREPRHAYTRALLDAVPAEHARGTRLSPQQGARTLAPRPGNDSPVLLRASGLGKRYVGPDQQSRQVVDDVSFELRAGRTLGIVGESGSGKTTVARIVLGLLQPDAGAVSFLDRPWAGVDDGRVEERTRRLYRRDISVIYQDPLSSFDPRWSVGQILADALDVAKVPLAQQPARIAQLLSQVRLPAELAERRPLQLSGGQRQRVAIARAIASNPKVIICDEPVSALDVSVQAQVLDLLADLQAELGLAYLFISHDLGVIRHVSDEVLVMRHGRVVESAPVETLFHSPRHEYTQRLLGAVPRLPGSGISLVVPPLEPESAVLLFDESRLWKIAI; encoded by the coding sequence ATGAACGACAAAGGCTTGATCGTCGAGGGCCTGTCCATCGAATTCGCCGGTCAGTGGGTGGTGCGCGACCTGTCGTTCACCCTTGAACCGGGCAAGACCCTGGCCCTGGTGGGGGAGTCCGGCTCGGGCAAGAGCGTTACCGCTCGCAGCCTGATCGGCCTGGCCGGCGCCGGGGCGCGGGTCACGGCGCGCACCCTGAGTTATGCCGGGCACGATCTGCTCAGCCTTTCCGAGCGCGGCTGGCGTGCCTTGCGTGGTCGGGGCATAGGTTTTGTGTTGCAGGACGCCCTGGTGTCCCTGGACCCGCTGCGCCCGGTGGGCAAGGAAATCCTCGAAGTGCTGGAGACCCATCGCTGGGGCGATCGCCGCAGCCGCCCGCAGCGAATGCTGGAGTTGCTGACCCGGGTCGGCGTGCCGGAGCCGCAGCTGCGAGCACGCCAGCGTCCCGATCAACTCTCCGGCGGGCTGCGTCAGCGCGCGTTGATCGCCAGCGCCCTGGCCCTGGACCCCGGCCTGGTGATCGCCGACGAGCCGACCACCGCCCTGGATGCCACGGTGCAGGCGCAGATTCTCCAGGTCCTGCAAGCGATCAAGGCCCGTGGCGACTCGCTGCTGATCATCAGCCATGACCTGGCGGTGGTGGCCCAGCTGGTGGACGAGGTGCTGGTGCTGCGCCACGGCGAGGTGGTGGAGCAGGGGCCGATGCGCCAGGTGCTGCGCGAGCCGCGGCATGCCTACACCCGGGCTTTGCTCGATGCGGTGCCGGCCGAGCATGCGCGGGGCACGCGGCTGTCGCCGCAGCAGGGCGCGCGGACGCTGGCGCCACGCCCAGGCAACGACTCGCCGGTACTGCTGCGGGCGAGTGGGCTGGGCAAGCGTTATGTCGGCCCCGACCAGCAATCGCGGCAGGTGGTCGACGACGTCAGCTTCGAACTGCGGGCCGGGCGCACCCTGGGCATAGTCGGCGAATCCGGCTCGGGCAAGACCACGGTCGCACGCATCGTGCTCGGGTTGCTGCAACCGGATGCCGGCGCGGTGTCTTTCCTCGACCGGCCCTGGGCCGGGGTCGACGACGGCCGGGTAGAAGAGCGAACGCGCCGGCTGTATCGGCGCGATATCAGCGTGATCTACCAGGACCCGCTGAGTTCGTTCGACCCGCGCTGGAGCGTCGGGCAGATCCTCGCCGATGCCCTGGATGTGGCGAAGGTCCCACTGGCGCAGCAGCCGGCGCGCATCGCTCAGCTGTTGAGCCAGGTGCGCCTGCCGGCGGAGCTGGCCGAACGCCGGCCGTTGCAGCTGTCCGGTGGCCAGCGGCAGCGGGTGGCCATTGCCCGGGCGATTGCCAGCAACCCCAAGGTGATCATCTGCGACGAGCCGGTCTCGGCCCTGGACGTCTCGGTGCAGGCCCAGGTCCTGGATCTGCTGGCGGACCTGCAGGCCGAGCTGGGCCTGGCGTACCTGTTCATCTCCCATGACCTGGGGGTGATCCGCCATGTCAGCGACGAAGTGCTGGTGATGCGTCACGGCCGGGTGGTGGAAAGCGCGCCGGTCGAGACCCTGTTCCACAGCCCGCGCCATGAGTACACCCAGCGCCTGCTGGGCGCCGTGCCACGCTTGCCCGGTTCGGGCATCAGCCTGGTGGTGCCGCCCCTGGAACCGGAAAGCGCGGTGCTGCTGTTCGACGAATCCCGGCTATGGAAAATCGCCATCTAA
- a CDS encoding acyl-CoA dehydrogenase family protein — protein sequence MSRLSAVPERPIVSVQQLNTRADRLLPEIAQGAAQRERERQLPFEAVAQIAKAGFFTCRIPGRYGGSGGSVKEVIALLIRIAAVDSNVAQALRPGFGFVEGLLASRAEGAEAERERWFERYLQGAVLGNAGWEVGGANGSISARIVRDGAHYRASGSKYYSTGSLYADWVSAVALDENDQPVSFVLPRDRQGLELLDDFDAMGQRLTASGTTHLHHVQVLAEEIRTRTVEEGKRTIVTPFLQLFLGAVQAGIARNALNDAVAFANEHARPIKHSSAARSVDDPYVELSVGDISARAFTAEAVVLRAAESIDRAWAADLDPQAVDRAAVDVAQAQYIAAESALKAAELVFDVGGASTTGRGHNLDRHWRNARTVANHNPRHWKAAAVGAWQLKGTPPPTSGLF from the coding sequence ATGAGCAGGTTATCCGCTGTACCCGAACGCCCGATTGTCTCGGTGCAACAACTCAATACCCGGGCCGACCGGCTGTTGCCGGAGATCGCCCAGGGCGCCGCGCAACGCGAGCGCGAGCGACAGTTGCCGTTCGAGGCGGTGGCGCAGATCGCCAAGGCGGGCTTTTTCACCTGCCGGATTCCCGGGCGCTACGGCGGCTCGGGCGGCTCGGTCAAGGAGGTGATCGCGCTGCTGATCCGCATCGCCGCGGTGGACTCCAACGTGGCCCAGGCGTTGCGCCCGGGCTTCGGTTTTGTCGAGGGCCTGCTGGCTTCCCGCGCCGAGGGCGCGGAGGCCGAGCGCGAGCGCTGGTTCGAGCGCTACCTGCAGGGCGCGGTACTGGGCAACGCCGGTTGGGAGGTGGGCGGCGCCAACGGCTCGATCAGCGCGCGCATCGTCCGCGACGGCGCCCATTACCGGGCCAGTGGCAGCAAGTACTACAGCACCGGGTCGTTGTATGCCGACTGGGTCAGCGCGGTGGCCCTGGACGAGAACGACCAGCCGGTGTCCTTCGTCCTGCCCCGCGATCGCCAGGGCCTGGAGCTGCTGGACGATTTCGACGCCATGGGGCAGCGCCTGACCGCCAGCGGCACCACCCACCTGCACCATGTGCAGGTCTTGGCCGAGGAGATTCGCACCCGTACCGTGGAGGAGGGCAAGCGCACCATAGTCACGCCGTTCCTGCAGCTGTTCCTCGGCGCGGTACAGGCCGGTATCGCGCGCAATGCGCTGAACGACGCGGTGGCCTTCGCCAATGAGCATGCGCGGCCGATCAAGCACAGCAGCGCCGCGCGCTCGGTGGACGATCCCTATGTCGAACTCAGCGTCGGCGACATCTCGGCCCGGGCCTTCACCGCCGAAGCGGTGGTGTTGCGCGCGGCCGAATCCATCGACCGCGCCTGGGCCGCCGATCTCGATCCGCAGGCGGTGGACCGGGCCGCGGTGGACGTGGCCCAGGCGCAATACATCGCCGCCGAGTCGGCGCTCAAGGCGGCGGAGTTGGTGTTCGACGTCGGCGGCGCCTCGACCACCGGCCGCGGCCATAACCTCGACCGCCATTGGCGCAACGCGCGCACCGTGGCCAACCACAACCCCCGGCACTGGAAAGCCGCGGCGGTCGGTGCCTGGCAACTGAAGGGCACCCCACCGCCGACCTCGGGGTTGTTCTGA